In Aspergillus oryzae RIB40 DNA, chromosome 6, one genomic interval encodes:
- a CDS encoding uncharacterized protein (predicted protein), with the protein MSNSKHALPKGSRVLVTGANGYIASHVVDQLLSHGYLVRGTIRAPKPWLSEYFAQKYGDVFEAVIVTCFENRDDINRVLDGVDGIIHLISAALPAAIPWVVKATTNILESAAGMPSIKRVVLVSSSNGLSMLTPNPNGEVLHESKLILTFMIDSWSDEAVKAAWDPNTPDESKGFKTEAEREAWTWPEYTFNTVLPCMTVILCKIIGAITRSADQLHNMLEDPSPGDLRFHDGVDPQTIERRSHGFVVINLNATVRALLKINLAEWYVDVEDLARLCAVGLSDPSAQSERIFAFAQQMNWFDAVSLLQQLRPKNTLIPDVPEENIRGRRDVLPRGRAEELLRTFYGLPGWTSIRDSLEKGIEGCE; encoded by the exons ATGTCCAACTCTAAGCACGCTCTACCCAAAGGCTCTCGAGTCCTGGTGACAGGTGCCAATGGCTACATCGCATCGCATGTTGTCGACCAACTACTCAGCCACGGTTACTTAGTGCGAGGAACTATTCGTGCTCCCAAACCATGGCTATCCGAGTACTTTGCGCAGAAATATGGCGATGTTTTCGAAGCCGTCATCGTGACCTGTTTCGAGAACCGAGATGACATCAATCGCGTATTAGACGGAGTAGATGGGATCATCCACCTGATAAGTGCAGCTCTTCCTG CGGCCATTCCATGGGTCGTCAAAGCCACCACCAATATCCTTGAATCGGCTGCCGGGATGCCAAGTATAAAACGTGTAGTCTTGGTCTCATCCTCCAATGGATTATCTATGTTGACGCCGAATCCGAACGGCGAGGTCCTTCATGAAAGCAA GTTGATTCTGACGTTCATGATAGACTCCTGGAGTGACGAAGCCGTGAAAGCAGCTTGGGATCCCAATACCCCGGACGAGAGCAAGGGATTCAAGACGGAGGCTGAGCGAGAAGCATGGACGTGG CCCGAATATACGTTTAACACTGTTCTTCCGTGCATGACTGTGATACTCTGCAAAATCATCGGGGCAATCACTCGGTCGGCTGATCAACTGCACAACATGTTGGAGGATCCTTCACCCGGAGATCTTCGGTTCCACGATGGGGTGGACCCGCAAACTATTGAAAGGAGATCCCACGGATTTGTCG TAATCAATCTAAACGCCACTGTGAGGGCACTACTGAAGATAAATCTGGCAGAATGGTACGTTGATGTAGAGGACCTGGCCCGACTTTGCGCGGTTGGACTTTCAGACCCCTCTGCCCAATCCGAGCGCATCTTTGCCTTTGCGCAGCAGATGAACTGGTTTGATGCGGTCtcgcttcttcaacaacttcGTCCGAAGAATACTCTCATCCCTGATGTCCCGGAAGAAAATATCCGGGGTCGTAGGGATGTTTTGCCTCGGGGGCGTGCAGAGGAGTTGCTTCGGACGTTCTACGGCCTGCCCGGCTGGACTTCGATTCGCGATAGCCTTGagaaaggcattgaaggCTGTGAATGA
- a CDS encoding uncharacterized protein (permease of the major facilitator superfamily), translating to MASYSNEKGFPTNKLAHELTNIDDDEEYTYEEQRAIVHRVDRRLVVIAGLGYCISLMDRSNVSTASIAGMNEDLKMTEGYRYSLVMLIFFIPYVLCQPFATATIRKFGPRNFLTTMIMCWGGITIGIGFTKTWKHVLIARSFMGAFESGYFPGVVYLLSCWYSRYDMHKRFSLFYSIGLFSQAIANILAYGLTYMDGIENLEGWRWIFIIEGVITLAIGFLAFVMLVDFPDKAHRSWKFLSERECAFVIRRVNRDRGDAEPEDFSVKNFLRHAADIRLWGYGLIFCCLMTVTYAIGYFLPLILRNGMGFSVGESQYLSAPPYVWACILMIVEGWLGDKYRLRGPILIVNALMQLVGISLMGLAKGNGVRYFGVFLVTGGVNASAPTALAYQAGNIRGQWKRAFSSAMMIGMGGIGGIAGSLVFRSQDAPAYYPGIYANLVASALIILLVLALSVCFVFANRKARRGSTLLEGSAEFRYTL from the exons ATGGCTTCATATTCCAACGAAAAAGGCTTTCCCACTAACAAGCTTGCGCATGAGCTGACAaacattgacgatgatgaagaatataCCTACGAGGAGCAAAGAGCAATCGTCCACCGCGTCGATCGGAGGCTTGTTGTTATCGCCGGACTTGGGTACTGCATCAGCCTGATGGATAGATCTAATGTTTCGACTGCCTCGATAGCAGG AATGAACGAGGATTTGAAGATGACTGAAGGGTATCGCTAT TCTTTGGTAATGCTCATATTTTTCATACCATATGTACTCTGCCAGCCATTCGCAACCGCTACAATTCGAAAGTTTGGCCCACGAAACTTCCTGACCACAATGATTATGTGTTGGGGAGGCATCACGATT GGCATTGGATTTACAAAAACATGGAAGCATGTCCTCATCGCGCGGTCATTCATGGGAGCCTTTGAAAGTGGCTATTTCCCCGGCGTGGTATACCTATTGTCATGCTGGTATTCTAGAT ACGACATGCACAAGAGATTTTCGTTGTTCTACTCAATTGGTCTCTTCTCACAAGCAATTGCCAACATTCTTGCATATGGACTTACCTACATGGACGGCATCGAGAATCTCGAAGGTTGGAGATGGATCTTTATTATCGAAGGCGTG ATCACGTTGGCTATAGGCTTTCTTGCATTTGTGATGCTTGTGGATTTCCCAGACAAAGCACATCGTTCATGGAAATTTCTCAGTGAAAGAGAGTGCGCCTTTGTCATCCGCCGGGTGAATAGAGACAGAGGCGATGCTGAGCCCGAGGACTTCTCGGTCAAGAACTTTCTTCGACATGCAGCGGACATTCGGCTCTGGGGCTACGGTTTGATATTTTG TTGCCTGATGACTGTGACCTACGCCATCGGGTACTTTCTTCCATTGATCCTACGCAATGGTATGGGGTTTAGCGTCGGGGAATCACAGTATCTGAGTGCACCACCATACGTATGGGCTTGTATTCTCATGATTGTTGAAGGTTGGCTCGGTGACAAGTACCGGCTACGAGGGCCAATCCTTATTGTTAACGCTTTGATGCAACTGGTGGGTATTTCATTGATGGGCTTGGCCAAAGGCAATGGAGTTCGATACTTTGGAGTGTTTCTGGTGACAGGAGGAGTAAACGCTAGCGCACCCACGGCTCTGGCATACCAGGCGGGCAACATCCGTGGTCAGTGGAAACGAGCCTTTTCAAGTGCAATGATGATCGGAATGGGTGGAATTGGGGGAATTGCTGGGTCCTTGGTCTTCCGCTCCCAAGATGCACCTGCATACTATCCTGGGATCTATGCCAATCTTGT TGCTTCAGCTTTGATCATCTTGTTGGTACTAGCGTTGAGTGTGTGCTTCGTTTTCGCCAACCGAAAAGCTCGTCGGGGCTCAACACTGCTCGAAGGATCGGCCGAGTTCAGATACACACTGTAG
- a CDS encoding SGNH/GDSL hydrolase family protein (predicted protein): MVLPLRRLSAPRALSSLCFCLAIICLLVMLTMTAMRDTIEEETGNEMTAHGLLEPTLKVMIVGDSMSQGREGDWTWRFRIWEWFKDQGLPVDFVGPYNGTAQSDLPSLPATPSGKEESHWKSEIRTSGGYAAGVSEDFDKDHFAIWGRAVAIDKGLIYDVLAAYPTDLILLMLGFNDMAWFHTDAAGTVDSMQTFILNARATNPRLKFAIANVPQRTFISGREDLPVSTNIYNALLREAIPGWSTPDSPVQLVELHENYDCAPIACPVGYDGLHPNAKGEYQIARAFTLTLVKDLNIGVSPLSIPTMPDGPLSVPSNPQDSDSHRSSVPPSTTMGSHALRIPMERAVTITGAKTRSCKTCKVPLLKIPQ; encoded by the exons ATGGTCCTCCCTCTGAGGCGGCTGTCAGCCCCAAGAGCTCTCTCTAGTCTCTGCTTTTGCTTGGCGATTATTTGTCTTTTGGTTATGTTGACAATGACTGCCATGAGAGACACGATCGAGGAAGAGACGGGCAATGAGATGACGGCGCACGGCCTTTTAGAGCCCACGCTCAAAGTCATGATTGTGGGTGACTCTATGTCTCAGGGCCGAGAGGGCGACTGGACCTGGCGTTTTCGCATCTGGGAGTGGTTTAAAGACCAAGGACTTCCTGTAGACTTTGTAGGGCCATATAATGGCACAGCACAGTCGGACCTGCCCTCGCTACCGGCAACCCCGTCAGGCAAGGAAGAGTCGCATTGGAAGAGCGAGATCAGAACGAGTGGGGGATACGCAGCCGGTGTGTCGGAGGACTTTGATAAGGACCATTTCGCGATTTGGGGCCGCGCCGTCGCAATAGACAAAGGACTAATATATGATGTTCTCGCCGCCTACCCTACCGACTTGATACTTCTGATGCTGGGCTTCAACGACATGGCCTGGTTTCACACCGACGCCGCAGGTACTGTGGACAGCATGCAGACATTCATTTTGAATGCCAGGGCAACTAATCCGAGACTTAAATTTGCTATCGCGAATGTTCCCCAGCGAACCTTTATCAGCGGTCGGGAAGATCTCCCCGTCAGCACCAACATATACAATGCGTTATTGCGAGAGGCGATTCCCGGATGGAGCACCCCGGATTCACCTGTCCAACTGGTCGAGCTTCACGAGAATTATGATTGCGCGCCGATAGCGTGTCCCGTGGGTTATGATGGTCTTCACCCGAATGCTAAGGGCGAATACCAGATTGCTCGTGCATTCACACTCACTCTGGTGAAAGATTTAAACATCGGGGTCTCTCCACTGTCTATCCCAACCATGCCTGACGGGCCATTGTCTGTACCATCCAACCCTCAGGAT TCTGACTCCCATCGATCCAGTGTGCCACCGAGTACAACAATGGGCTCACATGCATTACGCATCCCCATGGAGAGAGCCGTTACCATCACCGGGGCCAAGACAAGATCCTGCAAGACTTGTAAGGTTCCATTACTGAAAATTCCTCAATAA
- a CDS encoding uncharacterized protein (predicted protein), producing MVLSTITGAVLFFFAIFQCSPISFYWDKEGVQGICRTDTEVKIMYFYSVIDVIFDIAIGILPAIFIHKLKLDRRTKLGIAGLLGLGCIACAAVIARIPFLHLMTEESFLYETTMVAVCSDVETGLGIIAGCFIVIRRGFSFNKSNEKDIPKGYVTPQFVSQTSDSTLRVEYV from the exons ATGGTATTATCCACCATTACGGGCGCTgttttattcttctttgctATCTTCCAGTGTTCACCCATTTCGTTCTATTGGGACAAAGAGGGAGTTCAAGGTATATGTCGCACCGATACTGAGGTCAAGATCATGTACTTCTATAGTGTGATCGACGTCATTTTCGACATTGCGATTGGCATTTTGCCTGCAATCTTTATACACAAACTCAAGCTGGATCGCCGCACCAAGCTCGGCATTGCtggtcttcttggacttGGCTGCAT TGCATGTGCAGCCGTCATCGCGCGAATCCCCTTTCTACATCTGATGACGGAGGAAAGCTTTCTGT ACGAAACAACCATGGTCGCGGTATGTTCCGATGTGGAAACCGGCCTAGGCATCATAGCAGGATGTTTTATAGTCATACGACGaggcttctccttcaacaaATCCAACGAAAAGGATATTCCAAAAGGCTATGTGACCCCTCAGTTCGTCTCTCAAACATCTGACAGCACGCTGAGAGTCGAGTATGTCTGA